A genomic window from Cricetulus griseus strain 17A/GY chromosome 4, alternate assembly CriGri-PICRH-1.0, whole genome shotgun sequence includes:
- the Psma4 gene encoding proteasome subunit alpha type-4, whose protein sequence is MSRRYDSRTTIFSPEGRLYQVEYAMEAIGHAGTCLGILANDGVLLAAERRNIHKLLDEVFFSEKIYKLNEDMACSVAGITSDANVLTNELRLIAQRYLLQYQEPIPCEQLVTALCDIKQAYTQFGGKRPFGVSLLYIGWDKHYGFQLYQSDPSGNYGGWKATCIGNNSAAAVSMLKQDYKEGEMTLKSALALAIKVLNKTMDVSKLSAEKVEIATLTRENGKTMIRVLKQKEVEQLIKKHEEEEAKAEREKKEKEQKEKDK, encoded by the exons ATG TCTCGAAGATATGACTCCAGGACCACAATATTTTCTCCAGAAg GTCGTTTGTACCAAGTGGAGTATGCCATGGAAGCTATTGGACATGCGGGCACCTGTTTGGGGATTTTAGCCAATGATGGAGTTCTGCTTGCAGCAGAGAGGCGCAACATCCACAAACTTCTTGACGaagtctttttttctgaaaaaatttATAAACTTAATGA ggaCATGGCTTGCAGTGTGGCAGGCATCACGTCGGATGCTAATGTTCTGACTAACGAACTAAGGCTCATTGCTCAAAG GTATTTATTACAGTACCAGGAGCCAATTCCGTGTGAGCAGTTGGTTACAGCGTTGTGCGATATCAAACAGGCTTATACACAGTTTGGAG gAAAGCGCCCCTTTGGTGTTTCTTTGCTGTACATTGGCTGGGATAAGCACTATGGCTTTCAGCTGTATCAGAGTGACCCAAGTGGAAATTATGGGGGATGGAAAGCCACATGTATTGGAAACAACAGTGCT GCAGCCGTGTCAATGTTGAAACAAGACTACAAAGAAGGAGAAATGACTTTGAAATCAGCACTTGCTCTTGCTATTAAGGTGCTAAATAAGACAATGGATGTCAGTAAGCTGTCAGCTGAGAAAG TGGAAATCGCCACACTAACAAGAGAGAATGGAAAGACCATGATCAGAGTCCTCAAGCAGAAGGAAGTAGAACAGTTGATCAAAAAACATGAGGAGGAAGAAGCTAAAGCTGAGcgggagaagaaggaaaaagaacagaagGAGAAGGACAAATAG